The DNA window TAAACTGGTAGTTCGCTTTAACGACCCGATTCTCTTTCAATggttaaaatgtttttttttttttttaaaaaaaaactaatcgCATTTGCACAAAAATTGTGTCTCTCCACAAACTGAACTTGTGGCTGTAGTACATTTACCtgcattttctttcaaaaacctCCACTCTCCCTCACACATTTCCTTAAATTGCCCCTCAACTGCCATCACTCCACTCTTCTCTCTACCAACTCTGAGAGAGAGTCTAAATTGGTCATCCCCACAATCAATGGCTGCCCCCGCCAGAATTTCCGCCTCTTCTACCTCAGGAACAATTTATTTCCGTCATACTCCGTTTCTTGGCCCAAAACCCACTTCAACAACCTCACATGTTTCTCCAATCTCTCCTTTCTCTCCTAATCTAGGCCCAATTCTGAGGTCTAGAAGAAAACCGAGTTTCACTGTTTGCTTTGTTCTCGAGGATGAGAAGCTGAAACCTCAATTTGAGGATGAGGCAGAGGGTTTTGAAAAGAAGATTGAGGAACAGATCTCAGCTACACGCTTGGCGGAGAAACTGTCTAGGAAGAAATCGGAGAGGTTTACTTATCTTGTGGCTGCTGTAATGTCTAGTTTTGGGATTACTTCTATGGCTGTTATGGCTGTTTATTACAGATTTTCGTGGCAAATGGAGGTACTTGAACAGTTTACTCTTCTACTTTTCGAAACTTGCTTCTTATTGAGTTTTgctctttttgtttgtttgggtGTAGGGAGGAGAAGTTCCTTTAACCGAAATGTTGGGTACATTTGCTCTCTCTGTTGGTGCTGCTGTAAGTTCCTTTTGCTATCTTCATTGTGTGCTAGAAATAGCAGAATTGGTTCTTTGATGACTGATTTTGAAGgtgtttgaatttggaatttcaGGTTGGAATGGAGTTTTGGGCAAGATGGGCACATAAAGCACTGTGGCATGCTTCACTATGGCACATGCACGAGGTTTGTGGTCTACTTATAATTCTACAATACGGAGGTTAAATCAAATGCTTTATTTCAATTCTTGGTGTAAACAACTTTATATTAAGATGCTTGTTTACGTTGAATTGTTGCAGTCACACCACAAACCAAGAGAAGGACCTTTCGAGCTGAACGACGTTTTCGCCATAACAAACGCTGTTCCAGCAATAGCCCTCCTCAACTATGGTTTCTTCCACAAAGGCCTCATTCCCGGGCTATGCTTCGGCGCTGTATGTTCTCATTTAACTTTCCTTCATTTGTTTTTTAATGTCAAGTATGATTTGGATACAATTCAGAATTTAAAATCAGTTCATATGAACTCAGAATCGTTTTTCATATAATGTAAATGATTCTAGTTGCAATCAATTAGTTCAATTGAACATGTTGATCTTGCTCGATTAAGATTAGTGTGTCTATGTTTTGTGTAAACACTTTCTTAAGTCTAACGTGTTAAATTGATGAAATGATCTTCGGTTATGCAGGGGCTAGGGATCACAGTATTTGGAATGGCATACATGTTCGTTCACGATGGTTTGGTTCACAAGAGATTCCCGGTTGGACCTGTAGCAAATGTACCTTATCTTAGGAAGGTGGCTGCAGCTCATTCGGTAATCTAATCACACTTAGCGTGATTGTCAAGTAGTATTAGATTGGCTGGCAGTTTTCTAATGCATTCgtttgatatttgaatttgCAGCTTCATCACTCAGAGAAGTTCAATGGTGTCCCATATGGCTTGTTCTTGGGACCTAAGGTGCCTTTACTCTATCCTTCATGTTAATAAGAACATTAAAATTACACATAATAACATTGTTTCTAAAGTAACATAAGAGGAAATACTAACGGTGGATTAATGCAGGAACTGGAAGAAGTAGGAGGGACGGAAGAGTTGGAAAAGGAAGTGAATCGAAGGACGAAACTTTCAAAAGGATCATGAATGATTGATCTCATTGTTCATAAACACAGGAAGTCATTTTACACTTGTTATCAATGAGGGAGGAGAATTTTTGATGTATTTGACAGTAGAGAAAAATATAGCTCTGTTGATGAAATGAATTTGTATTTATGTAGGCTCTTATTcagtaagaattttttttagattataTTGGTATTATATAGATAGATTAGAAGCTACACATCTGCAATGTCTCTCTCTCTTCCCCTCTATTTTGTTACAAAGTCCCAAGGCTAAAAAGAAAGAGGGATGTTTGATGTTCTCTGCTTTTTTTTGTTGGCATAACAAAgaattgatatttcaaaaaacgTGAAATGAACTTGTCATGTTATTAAATTTTAGCGTCAAATCAAGAATGATCAAGTTGAATCTAAATTAATTGAACTCGATCGTTGGAATAACAAAATTGAgatggagaaaagagaaagagtgTAACTAATTGAGTCAAATTAAGCTCAATTTTGTTTAATTGAATTCGACGTGTGTTATTGACTCAATAGAAGTTGGTGGAACTAAATTGAGATGGAGAAAGAGTGTAACTAATTGAGTCAAATTAAGCTCAATTTTGTTTAATTGAATTTGACGTGTGTTATTGACTCATTAGAAGTTGGTGGAACTTGCAATTTTTTAACGTGCTTCATTTGGTGAAGGGGTGGCAAAATTGAATCCAACCAGCCCAATTAGATTAAGTTTTGGTTGTTAATCCGCTCATTCGTTAGCTCAATCCATTCCAATTCAGCTCATttcaatcaattaaaaattagatTGATAGGTAACCTGAACTGGCTCATGaaaaatcttgtcaaaatacatattttttaaaactatttttttttcaattgatatGTTGTATATAGgcaataataaagaaaaataataattttattgagaactaaaatagtttaaaaaaacaaataaaataactaagcTTTATAAAAATTGAGTTGGGTTGAGTCTTGACCCGTAATGTAATTCATTACCTAACTCATTTTGACTCAAACAAATTTGAGTTAGGTTAAGTCTTGACCCGATTGTTATTTTAATCCATTATGACCTGTCCAAATTTGATTCAACCCGCCCAATTGTTACCCCTATTTTGGTGTCACTTGTACTTTGCGTGTGGGATTTGATGATAACTAGCTTATTGGAGTTTGCTCAGTACACGTACCTTA is part of the Solanum stenotomum isolate F172 chromosome 8, ASM1918654v1, whole genome shotgun sequence genome and encodes:
- the LOC125875050 gene encoding beta-carotene hydroxylase 2, chloroplastic isoform X1; amino-acid sequence: MAAPARISASSTSGTIYFRHTPFLGPKPTSTTSHVSPISPFSPNLGPILRSRRKPSFTVCFVLEDEKLKPQFEDEAEGFEKKIEEQISATRLAEKLSRKKSERFTYLVAAVMSSFGITSMAVMAVYYRFSWQMEGGEVPLTEMLGTFALSVGAAVGMEFWARWAHKALWHASLWHMHESHHKPREGPFELNDVFAITNAVPAIALLNYGFFHKGLIPGLCFGAGLGITVFGMAYMFVHDGLVHKRFPVGPVANVPYLRKVAAAHSLHHSEKFNGVPYGLFLGPKELEEVGGTEELEKEVNRRTKLSKGS
- the LOC125875050 gene encoding beta-carotene hydroxylase 2, chloroplastic isoform X2, which codes for MAAPARISASSTSGTIYFRHTPFLGPKPTSTTSHVSPISPFSPNLGPILRSRRKPSFTVCFVLEDEKLKPQFEDEAEGFEKKIEEQISATRLAEKLSRKKSERFTYLVAAVMSSFGITSMAVMAVYYRFSWQMEVGMEFWARWAHKALWHASLWHMHESHHKPREGPFELNDVFAITNAVPAIALLNYGFFHKGLIPGLCFGAGLGITVFGMAYMFVHDGLVHKRFPVGPVANVPYLRKVAAAHSLHHSEKFNGVPYGLFLGPKELEEVGGTEELEKEVNRRTKLSKGS